A region of Martelella sp. NC20 DNA encodes the following proteins:
- a CDS encoding ABC transporter permease: MRLFHGTFAKLLIARFLQRILVFMALLVLMSLLPRLLPGDAMSLLLESPASFSLKQAEIRTLERQFGLYTSLPASVWGDITSILGGDLGVSRLYGRPVTEVIAASFPWTALLILGAIPLFLVTGVGLAIEGGRKPGSRPDRFLTVVMTVLAALPPFAAASVLVLFFAVAFPILPASGAGSLIPPDDAIQRGLDIARHAILPVIALALHEVTRYFFVLRADMQLLTRQPFVQSALIRGVSGLRERRDYYLRNLMAAIVARLGHSISTLFSAVLFVEVTFSYPGIGLVAYQAILDRDYVLLEGTVAVIAVIVLLLNWVLDVASFALARTVQ, encoded by the coding sequence ATGCGGCTGTTTCACGGTACCTTCGCAAAGCTCCTGATCGCGAGATTTCTGCAGCGCATTCTCGTCTTCATGGCTCTGCTTGTGCTCATGTCACTTCTTCCCCGGCTTTTGCCGGGGGATGCAATGTCACTCCTGCTGGAAAGCCCTGCGTCATTTTCGCTGAAGCAGGCGGAAATCCGGACGCTTGAAAGGCAATTCGGCCTGTACACCAGCTTACCCGCGTCTGTGTGGGGCGACATTACGTCGATACTTGGCGGTGATCTTGGTGTCTCGCGCCTTTACGGTCGCCCCGTCACCGAGGTTATCGCGGCGTCGTTTCCCTGGACTGCCCTGTTGATACTTGGTGCGATTCCGCTGTTTCTGGTCACCGGTGTCGGCCTTGCGATCGAAGGCGGACGAAAACCGGGCAGCCGACCGGATCGGTTTCTGACGGTTGTGATGACCGTCCTTGCGGCTCTGCCCCCATTTGCGGCAGCATCAGTACTTGTGCTGTTCTTCGCGGTGGCGTTTCCCATATTACCGGCCTCGGGAGCAGGGTCGTTGATTCCACCCGATGACGCCATTCAACGCGGTCTCGACATCGCCCGTCACGCAATCCTGCCGGTCATCGCATTGGCCCTGCACGAGGTGACGCGGTATTTCTTTGTTCTGCGCGCTGACATGCAGCTTCTGACCCGGCAACCTTTCGTTCAATCGGCGCTGATACGCGGCGTTTCAGGGCTGCGGGAACGCCGGGATTACTATCTGCGAAATCTGATGGCGGCGATCGTCGCAAGGCTCGGGCATTCGATTTCAACCCTGTTTTCAGCGGTGCTGTTCGTTGAGGTGACATTCTCTTATCCCGGCATCGGCCTTGTTGCCTATCAGGCGATCTTGGACCGAGACTATGTATTGCTGGAAGGCACCGTTGCCGTCATCGCGGTGATCGTTCTTCTGTTGAACTGGGTGCTGGATGTCGCGTCCTTCGCGCTGGCCCGGACCGTGCAATGA
- a CDS encoding LysR family transcriptional regulator produces the protein MNDFERLPIDSDLLRTFLTIAKCGNLTVAAGRLNRTQSAISVQLRKLETGLGVTLFTRTSKGMALTAAGEKLLPKASSILADIRQASALFTNPLSGSIRVGIPDDFDEFVLERALTGFARAHPGVEVQATSGCTSRYPFAVADGALDIAVCSGLNNRHGVTLGLEIAVWAARKDARIIGANPVPLAILDRNCWWRDLPARSLEAVGREYSVAFRSSSFASLRAVIRAGFAIGVVPISCVDECTVILSDADGFPGLPTFRRSILIAADAPENLTGAMAEAIRNARNEQLESPRVCRRPLT, from the coding sequence ATGAATGATTTCGAACGCCTACCCATAGACAGCGATCTGCTGAGGACATTTCTGACAATCGCCAAGTGCGGAAACCTGACAGTGGCCGCCGGCCGGCTCAACCGCACGCAGTCGGCCATCAGCGTGCAGCTGCGCAAGCTTGAGACCGGGCTTGGGGTCACCTTGTTCACTCGAACGTCCAAAGGGATGGCGCTGACCGCTGCCGGAGAAAAACTGCTGCCGAAGGCCAGTTCGATCCTGGCCGACATCAGGCAGGCGAGTGCACTTTTCACCAACCCGCTGAGCGGCTCCATTCGTGTCGGGATTCCGGACGATTTTGACGAATTCGTGCTGGAACGGGCGCTGACAGGCTTTGCGCGGGCGCATCCAGGTGTCGAAGTTCAGGCAACCTCGGGCTGTACATCACGGTATCCTTTCGCAGTCGCCGACGGGGCATTGGATATTGCCGTTTGCTCTGGCCTTAATAACCGGCACGGCGTCACGCTTGGCCTTGAAATCGCGGTTTGGGCTGCTCGGAAAGACGCACGGATTATCGGGGCAAATCCCGTGCCCCTGGCGATTCTGGACCGAAACTGCTGGTGGCGGGATCTGCCGGCACGATCACTGGAGGCAGTGGGGCGAGAGTATTCGGTTGCCTTCCGCAGCAGCAGTTTCGCAAGTCTCAGGGCCGTGATCCGGGCAGGATTTGCCATCGGTGTTGTTCCGATCTCCTGCGTGGACGAGTGTACCGTGATCCTGTCGGATGCCGACGGCTTTCCCGGCCTGCCCACGTTCCGACGTTCGATCCTGATTGCTGCCGATGCGCCGGAAAATCTGACGGGCGCAATGGCCGAGGCGATCAGGAATGCGCGAAATGAGCAACTTGAATCGCCCCGGGTCTGTCGAAGACCGTTGACCTAA
- a CDS encoding ABC transporter substrate-binding protein: protein MIFVRLLGWVFVMLLPGGLVAADEPTRAVIADDRAEWGQPAPYLHQMSGPGYVWMTFLFDTLIGQDDTGAPVSALATDWSVSPDGLIYQVNLNSQALWHDGETVTTADVVFTFDYVQRHPHPFVSLADVSSVSASADTVRITLSRPDPGFLSDVLMSLPILPEHIYSGIANPRDFVDATALTGSGPFMLTSSDRAQGRYTLTAAPKYYGKAPKFDEIVFVRMAGEAALNAMAEGWVDVFTYLPWHLTERARSLGIALETAPSNHPVRIVFNHAGLFGDLAARQALAYSLDRNALARVAYVGGAEKAQVGYFQQGTAWFDAGAQLDYDIDPQRAVALFAAAGLTRTKDGLRSSSGDDLRLRLITDGRQERVAIVLSEHLETIGFDVDLRVLERGALQAAAAGDDFDLALLTTSTIGDPGDLASKIFGDDWRSDGYPQDDRLQEVIRAQATETDPIARAALLAEFQRLYSEQLPSLMLVNPTWVTPHSDRIAPRFFPDGIAMGIPVSLHKPAFTR from the coding sequence ATGATCTTTGTGCGTCTGTTGGGATGGGTCTTCGTCATGTTGCTGCCCGGCGGCCTGGTCGCGGCGGATGAACCGACCCGCGCCGTGATCGCCGACGATCGAGCTGAATGGGGCCAGCCAGCCCCTTACCTCCACCAAATGAGCGGCCCGGGATATGTCTGGATGACCTTTCTTTTCGACACGCTGATCGGGCAAGACGATACCGGCGCGCCGGTGTCGGCTCTGGCCACAGATTGGTCGGTTTCACCGGACGGGCTTATCTATCAGGTCAATTTGAACAGCCAGGCTCTTTGGCACGATGGCGAAACCGTGACAACGGCTGACGTTGTCTTCACCTTCGATTATGTGCAGCGCCATCCCCATCCGTTCGTGTCGCTGGCAGACGTTTCCAGTGTCAGCGCGTCCGCCGATACCGTGCGTATCACCCTGTCCCGTCCGGATCCCGGATTTCTGTCGGATGTCCTGATGTCTCTGCCCATCCTGCCAGAGCACATCTATTCCGGCATTGCCAATCCACGCGATTTCGTCGACGCCACTGCTCTGACGGGCAGCGGCCCCTTCATGCTGACCAGTTCGGATCGGGCCCAAGGCAGATACACCCTGACGGCAGCCCCGAAATATTATGGAAAGGCTCCGAAATTTGACGAGATTGTTTTTGTCAGGATGGCCGGCGAAGCGGCTCTGAATGCGATGGCCGAGGGGTGGGTGGATGTCTTTACCTACCTGCCCTGGCACTTGACCGAACGCGCCCGGTCTCTGGGAATCGCGCTTGAAACCGCGCCAAGCAATCACCCGGTTCGCATCGTATTCAATCACGCCGGGCTGTTTGGCGACCTGGCCGCACGCCAGGCCCTGGCATATAGTCTGGACCGCAATGCGCTGGCCAGAGTCGCCTATGTCGGCGGAGCCGAAAAGGCGCAGGTCGGATATTTCCAACAGGGCACTGCATGGTTCGACGCGGGCGCGCAACTTGACTATGACATTGATCCGCAGCGCGCAGTCGCGCTGTTTGCGGCCGCCGGGCTGACCCGAACCAAAGACGGCTTGCGCAGTTCGTCCGGGGACGACCTGCGCCTGCGGCTGATCACCGATGGGCGCCAGGAACGGGTGGCAATCGTCTTGTCAGAGCACTTGGAGACCATCGGTTTCGACGTGGACCTGCGCGTTCTGGAACGTGGCGCCCTGCAGGCCGCCGCCGCCGGAGATGACTTTGACCTGGCTTTGCTGACAACCAGCACGATCGGCGATCCCGGCGACCTGGCCTCCAAGATCTTCGGCGATGACTGGCGCAGTGACGGCTATCCGCAGGATGATCGCCTGCAAGAGGTCATCAGAGCGCAGGCCACCGAAACCGACCCGATCGCCCGAGCTGCGCTTCTGGCCGAATTCCAACGGCTGTATTCCGAACAGTTGCCATCGCTGATGCTGGTCAATCCCACCTGGGTTACGCCGCATAGTGACCGCATCGCGCCCAGGTTCTTTCCCGATGGTATCGCAATGGGCATTCCGGTGTCGCTGCACAAACCCGCCTTCACCCGCTGA
- a CDS encoding class I SAM-dependent methyltransferase — protein sequence MKLNDWMKNMRQPTLTEAEWNLRYDRKDLIWKSEPSAALVEHAAHLASGRALDIAAGEGRNALWLAQQGWAVTAVDFSSVALEKARGFAGDRGMADRMSFETADVTTYMPETGGYDLVIMMYLHLPWHDMESVVTSATQAVRTGGTFILLAHDETNPMEGFGGPQRPDLLYGPEKIAQAIDDRLDILKAKRQKRQVGQRVAIDCLVVARR from the coding sequence ATGAAGCTGAATGATTGGATGAAAAACATGCGTCAACCGACCCTGACCGAAGCCGAGTGGAATCTCCGGTACGACCGCAAAGATTTGATTTGGAAGTCGGAACCAAGTGCTGCCCTTGTCGAACATGCTGCGCATCTAGCGTCCGGGCGGGCGCTTGACATTGCAGCTGGCGAGGGCCGGAATGCGCTTTGGCTTGCGCAGCAAGGCTGGGCGGTGACGGCGGTGGATTTTTCTTCAGTGGCTCTGGAAAAGGCCCGAGGGTTTGCTGGGGACAGGGGGATGGCAGACCGTATGAGTTTCGAAACTGCGGATGTTACCACTTACATGCCAGAAACAGGCGGCTACGACCTTGTTATCATGATGTACCTACATCTTCCCTGGCACGACATGGAATCGGTTGTGACATCTGCAACGCAAGCTGTGAGAACGGGAGGGACGTTTATCCTGCTAGCTCATGATGAAACCAATCCTATGGAAGGTTTTGGCGGCCCGCAGAGACCTGATTTGCTATACGGTCCCGAGAAGATCGCGCAGGCAATCGACGACAGGCTGGATATCCTGAAAGCGAAGCGGCAAAAAAGACAGGTTGGGCAACGCGTGGCGATAGATTGCCTGGTGGTTGCCAGACGGTGA
- a CDS encoding sulfite exporter TauE/SafE family protein, producing MGLIVSLHFQSCNRTHKLMPDWRKERGMDPIQIVLMLGAGLFGGAWNAVAGGATLFTFPALMAAGLPPVVANATNYLALLPSNAAALPAYRDELRSVGAGLVPLLVVSGLGAITGSLLLLVSDPDFFVTLIPFLIMLATALFAFGETLRKRLLSISGDARGRGMIYAALFTVSVYGGYFGAGLGIILLAIAQIMGFTDFHVANSIKNLLATSFTILSILVFGIGGLVAWPEALTMMLGSTVGGYFGGRFAKRVNQKVLRGCVIGFGVLLSVVYFARTFG from the coding sequence ATGGGGTTAATCGTATCTCTTCATTTTCAATCATGCAATCGGACCCATAAGCTGATGCCAGATTGGCGAAAGGAGCGGGGAATGGACCCAATACAGATCGTGTTAATGCTTGGCGCCGGGCTTTTTGGCGGGGCCTGGAACGCGGTTGCAGGCGGTGCGACGCTGTTCACATTTCCGGCGCTGATGGCGGCCGGACTGCCGCCGGTTGTGGCAAACGCGACCAACTACCTTGCACTGCTGCCATCGAATGCGGCCGCGCTGCCGGCCTACCGGGACGAATTGCGCAGTGTCGGCGCCGGGCTCGTGCCCCTGCTGGTCGTCTCCGGCCTAGGTGCAATCACTGGCTCGCTGCTACTTCTGGTCTCCGACCCGGACTTCTTCGTGACCCTGATCCCGTTCCTGATCATGCTCGCGACGGCTCTTTTCGCCTTTGGCGAGACCTTGCGGAAGCGGCTGCTGTCGATCTCCGGCGATGCCCGGGGACGCGGTATGATCTATGCCGCGCTGTTCACAGTGTCGGTCTATGGCGGCTACTTCGGGGCCGGGCTTGGCATCATTCTTCTGGCCATCGCTCAGATCATGGGCTTCACCGACTTTCATGTCGCCAACAGCATCAAGAACCTGCTTGCAACCAGCTTCACGATCCTGAGCATTCTTGTCTTCGGGATCGGCGGTCTGGTCGCATGGCCGGAAGCGTTAACAATGATGCTGGGCAGTACAGTCGGCGGATACTTTGGCGGCCGTTTTGCAAAAAGGGTGAACCAGAAGGTTCTGCGCGGCTGCGTCATAGGCTTCGGTGTTTTGCTGTCGGTGGTCTATTTCGCAAGAACTTTTGGTTGA
- a CDS encoding HsdM family class I SAM-dependent methyltransferase, with protein MVQNKRILSGLAGFIRRVEWGNVETRESKTTLLARARVTAKELAISATLPLARADACLDLLDELGADSRIEGLRRALHALPVEERHYWIGSLYTLMLPSKVRRSQATYFTPPAVADAVVDLAIEAGFNLSNDDVLDPAAGGAAFLSTIAGRMASAGLVAKDVAYRLNGIEIDAGLATLSRRLIANRLGAPLPRDIIVVGDALKAEIPAAYGLVIANPPYGRMSIEDVRGRAWRHVAHSGHINKYALFAELCIRHAKPGGVVALVIPSSFRAGPLYDRMRSFIRSRGEVLTIGSIAGRDGVFLDVAQDISVLVVRKGKPHRSDAKVRFPIIGVARPPAPIVEQVLPPKPGNAWPLPAIDPETVGGATLADYGVTARAGYFVWNRERTRLVPKLGLRQGYPLIWAKNVRSGEFCRPSGKKGTKIDFVTFAEDSPAVIRSSAAVMQRTTNDKQPRRLIAAMVDPDVVARWGGFVTENHTIVLTSEDPDCLTLAVSLLNTIAVDQRYRRVSGTAAVSVTLLRQLDLPFNNRNPRRQGTFSQLPHQMPR; from the coding sequence ATGGTGCAAAACAAGAGAATTCTGAGCGGGTTGGCTGGCTTCATCCGGCGAGTAGAATGGGGCAACGTGGAGACAAGGGAGAGCAAGACAACGTTGCTCGCGCGTGCTCGCGTCACCGCGAAAGAACTGGCCATTTCCGCCACCTTGCCACTGGCCCGGGCCGACGCGTGCCTCGACTTGCTCGATGAGCTCGGGGCGGACAGTCGGATCGAGGGCCTCCGTCGCGCGCTGCACGCGTTGCCGGTCGAGGAGCGACACTACTGGATAGGAAGCCTCTACACCCTCATGCTGCCGAGCAAGGTGCGACGGTCGCAGGCAACGTACTTCACGCCGCCGGCAGTTGCAGATGCCGTTGTAGACCTCGCCATTGAAGCCGGTTTCAATCTGTCAAACGACGACGTACTTGACCCAGCCGCCGGCGGGGCCGCTTTCCTTTCTACGATAGCAGGCCGAATGGCATCTGCGGGTCTCGTCGCCAAGGACGTCGCCTATCGTCTGAACGGCATTGAGATCGACGCGGGCCTAGCTACGCTGTCTCGCAGGCTGATAGCGAATCGGCTCGGGGCGCCCCTACCCCGTGACATCATCGTCGTTGGAGATGCGCTCAAGGCGGAGATCCCGGCAGCTTACGGCCTCGTGATCGCCAATCCGCCTTATGGGCGAATGTCGATCGAGGACGTGCGCGGAAGAGCCTGGCGGCATGTAGCCCACAGCGGACACATCAACAAGTATGCCCTCTTCGCCGAACTTTGCATTCGGCATGCGAAGCCTGGCGGTGTCGTTGCGCTCGTCATTCCCTCGAGCTTCCGGGCCGGTCCACTATACGATCGCATGCGAAGCTTTATCCGGTCGCGCGGCGAAGTCCTCACGATCGGTTCAATCGCCGGTCGGGATGGGGTTTTCCTGGACGTTGCCCAGGACATTAGTGTGCTGGTCGTCCGCAAGGGAAAGCCGCATCGTTCGGATGCCAAGGTGCGCTTTCCGATCATCGGCGTGGCGCGCCCCCCGGCGCCGATCGTCGAGCAGGTATTGCCGCCAAAACCGGGGAACGCCTGGCCTCTTCCGGCAATCGATCCTGAGACGGTTGGCGGTGCGACTCTTGCAGACTACGGCGTTACTGCAAGGGCAGGATATTTTGTCTGGAACCGCGAGCGCACCCGGCTCGTGCCAAAGCTAGGTCTCCGGCAGGGTTATCCGTTGATCTGGGCTAAGAACGTGCGGTCGGGAGAATTCTGCCGTCCGTCCGGCAAGAAGGGCACGAAGATCGATTTCGTAACGTTCGCCGAAGACAGCCCAGCTGTGATCCGCTCATCAGCGGCTGTCATGCAGCGCACCACGAACGACAAGCAGCCGCGACGGCTCATCGCGGCGATGGTCGATCCCGACGTCGTGGCCCGCTGGGGCGGTTTCGTCACCGAGAATCACACAATCGTTCTCACTTCCGAGGATCCCGATTGCCTCACCCTTGCCGTGTCTCTGCTCAACACGATTGCGGTTGATCAGCGATACCGACGGGTGTCTGGAACGGCCGCCGTTTCGGTCACGCTGCTGCGCCAGCTCGACCTACCCTTCAACAACCGCAATCCTCGCAGACAGGGCACCTTCTCCCAACTGCCACACCAAATGCCGCGTTAG
- a CDS encoding LysR family transcriptional regulator, giving the protein MKSPDLSLLVALQVLLETQSVAESARRLELSPSAMSRTLSRLRETTGDPLLVRLGRGFVPTPRAEDIMTRIAPLVQDATALLNPQEVGDVHTLERIFVLSTADGFVENFGPQLNAKIRQTAPKVVLHFVQKTETGARCLQDGGIDLETGVIGGNTPPDLRTRSLFNDRFIATVREGHPLCQGNLTPDRFTAFDHVEVHKHLPKGVRHAGTIDDRLNELGLQRNIVMVVGGFATALSMARQSDLVATVPEQHTNNLRAGLVALELPFEPVSVTISMLWHPRMDADPAHQWLRGQVCALCSA; this is encoded by the coding sequence ATGAAAAGCCCCGATCTGAGCCTGCTGGTCGCGCTACAGGTTCTCCTTGAAACGCAGAGCGTTGCTGAATCTGCCCGACGGCTTGAGCTAAGCCCGTCGGCAATGAGCCGCACCCTCAGTCGCCTTAGGGAGACAACGGGTGATCCCTTGCTTGTGCGCTTGGGCCGGGGCTTCGTTCCAACCCCCAGGGCCGAAGACATCATGACCCGGATCGCTCCGCTTGTGCAGGATGCGACGGCATTGCTGAATCCGCAAGAAGTCGGTGACGTTCACACCCTCGAACGGATTTTTGTTCTAAGCACTGCCGATGGATTTGTAGAGAATTTCGGACCACAGCTGAATGCGAAGATCCGACAAACGGCCCCGAAAGTCGTGCTTCACTTCGTACAGAAGACCGAGACCGGGGCGCGATGCCTTCAAGATGGCGGGATCGATCTAGAGACTGGCGTTATTGGTGGCAACACCCCGCCCGACCTGCGCACCCGATCACTGTTTAATGATCGGTTCATCGCTACCGTGCGCGAAGGGCATCCACTTTGTCAGGGTAACTTGACGCCAGATCGATTTACCGCATTCGATCACGTCGAAGTCCACAAGCATCTGCCGAAAGGCGTCCGCCACGCCGGGACAATTGACGACAGACTGAACGAGCTGGGCTTGCAGCGCAACATTGTCATGGTGGTTGGCGGCTTTGCCACCGCACTCTCGATGGCGCGGCAGTCAGATCTGGTGGCGACAGTACCCGAACAGCACACAAACAACCTGCGGGCGGGTCTGGTCGCACTTGAACTGCCGTTCGAGCCAGTTAGCGTCACGATTTCAATGCTTTGGCACCCGCGCATGGATGCCGACCCCGCGCATCAGTGGCTTCGGGGCCAGGTCTGTGCCCTTTGCTCGGCGTGA
- a CDS encoding VOC family protein, giving the protein MITENSARIRLGRIAPTLGVNDIETSYRLYNALFGFEKIFANGDPVGFMILKKDDAELHLTLQKGHVAAHFNVAHLLVSDADAAYKLCQKHDLRIIKRIQDKDYGLRAFVFADRDGNRIDVGEANGRRDAET; this is encoded by the coding sequence ATGATCACAGAAAACTCCGCACGTATTCGACTGGGCCGCATTGCTCCCACTCTGGGAGTTAACGACATCGAGACCTCCTATCGCCTCTATAACGCGTTGTTTGGCTTTGAAAAAATCTTCGCGAATGGCGACCCGGTCGGGTTCATGATTCTCAAAAAAGACGATGCGGAACTGCATTTGACACTTCAGAAGGGTCACGTAGCTGCGCACTTTAATGTTGCCCACCTTCTCGTGTCCGATGCCGACGCCGCTTACAAGCTTTGTCAAAAACACGATCTAAGGATCATCAAACGAATTCAGGACAAGGATTACGGGCTCAGGGCATTCGTTTTCGCCGATCGCGATGGAAACCGGATTGATGTTGGTGAAGCCAATGGACGTCGTGACGCGGAAACATAG
- a CDS encoding ABC transporter permease produces MTMTDSALIKAPRKTVIVTLAAIALITVAIVPPDYATSEHSLMPPGIGYLLGTNDLGQSVLAGLVRAAPMSIAISLAAGGGATGLAVCAAGLIALAGRRSGQGLLGLIDLLQIVPSVLILLLIASWYQPDFLGIVIVLIFTTWHDDVRVLRALMERENNRDSTRMARQMGASQVWCLRYHIVPGLRGPLKALYAQNCLQAGMRAAGLGFLGLTDPRLLTWGRMMNDGLDYLHGVAAFWLLLPPLGMMSIFFFGLFTMGGPPETGLLSDLQPEIADD; encoded by the coding sequence ATGACGATGACAGACAGCGCCCTGATCAAAGCCCCCCGGAAAACCGTGATCGTCACCCTTGCCGCGATCGCGTTGATTACGGTTGCGATCGTTCCGCCCGACTATGCAACCTCGGAACACAGCCTGATGCCTCCGGGTATCGGGTACCTGCTGGGCACGAACGACCTGGGCCAGTCCGTTCTGGCCGGTCTTGTCCGGGCTGCGCCCATGTCAATTGCCATTTCGCTTGCAGCAGGGGGCGGCGCCACGGGACTGGCTGTCTGCGCCGCAGGTCTGATAGCACTGGCCGGGCGCCGCAGCGGTCAAGGCTTGCTTGGTCTGATTGATCTGCTTCAGATCGTGCCCTCGGTTCTGATCCTTCTTCTGATCGCCAGCTGGTATCAGCCCGATTTCCTTGGCATCGTCATCGTTCTGATCTTCACCACCTGGCACGACGACGTGCGCGTGCTTCGTGCGTTGATGGAACGCGAGAACAATCGAGACAGCACCCGAATGGCGCGGCAGATGGGCGCAAGCCAGGTCTGGTGCCTGCGGTATCACATCGTTCCCGGCCTGCGCGGCCCACTGAAGGCTCTTTATGCGCAGAATTGTCTTCAGGCCGGGATGAGAGCCGCGGGGCTGGGGTTTCTGGGCCTGACCGATCCCCGGCTTCTGACCTGGGGCCGAATGATGAATGACGGTCTTGATTATCTGCACGGGGTGGCCGCGTTCTGGCTGTTATTGCCGCCGCTCGGGATGATGTCGATCTTTTTCTTTGGCCTGTTCACGATGGGTGGACCCCCGGAAACCGGTCTGCTATCCGACCTGCAACCGGAGATTGCGGATGATTGA